In Cytobacillus sp. IB215665, a single window of DNA contains:
- a CDS encoding ABC transporter permease yields the protein MLNLMKLELKKHNFKGIMRGVIIANISITLFFAMIYYIDKDNFIPDYNELFLIIDTFVRITFVIFAAVLIAKLIIDEYKNKTISVLFTYPINRKKLIFSKLIMISGFTFFTILLSNIIISTIFIILESYNHYIPDVMTTDLVVNHFSRIVLQALAASGICLIPLYFGMKKKSVPATIVSSIIIISILNSNNGGFSLSSIIVIPLALCAIGVGIAYVSIRNIENEDVL from the coding sequence ATGCTAAATTTAATGAAATTAGAATTAAAGAAACATAATTTTAAAGGAATTATGAGAGGAGTAATCATAGCGAATATTTCAATTACACTTTTTTTTGCAATGATTTATTATATAGATAAAGACAACTTTATCCCAGATTATAATGAGTTATTTTTAATAATTGATACGTTTGTTAGAATTACCTTTGTAATCTTTGCGGCAGTTCTTATTGCTAAATTAATTATTGATGAATATAAAAATAAAACAATATCTGTCTTATTTACTTATCCTATTAACAGAAAAAAATTGATATTTTCAAAGCTGATCATGATTAGTGGATTCACTTTTTTTACAATTTTGTTATCTAATATAATTATATCTACTATTTTTATTATACTTGAGTCATACAATCATTATATCCCAGATGTTATGACGACGGATTTAGTTGTAAATCATTTTAGTAGAATAGTGCTTCAAGCTCTTGCAGCTTCAGGTATTTGCTTAATTCCGCTTTATTTTGGCATGAAGAAAAAATCAGTACCAGCAACGATAGTTTCCTCCATAATTATTATTTCAATACTTAATTCAAATAATGGTGGCTTTTCCTTAAGTTCAATTATTGTCATACCATTGGCTTTATGTGCTATTGGAGTAGGGATTGCTTACGTATCGATAAGAAATATAGAAAATGAGGATGTTTTGTAA
- a CDS encoding sensor histidine kinase — MTFFLLMVIGLLTIVIFVQYKSMRNRDNDITYIYKKLSNIITQDSSEKLLLVTSHNELQMLLIEINRLLNKNQQVISDFTKLEISMKKMLSNISHDLKTPLTVVLGYIETIIQNPNINLEERNRLLTKIHNKTIEVSELINKFFDLAKLESGDKEIALTRVNMNEICRKNILSFYDILTAEGFEVVIDIPENTIFSLANEEALDRILNNLISNAIQYGSDGKTIGISLSNDPEYVYVEVWDKGKGIHELHKDLVFERLFTLDDSRNKQFQGSGLGLTITKRLIEELSGEITLHSIPHEKTSFCFKLNRLTL, encoded by the coding sequence ATGACTTTTTTCTTGCTTATGGTAATAGGCCTATTAACAATTGTTATTTTCGTACAATATAAATCGATGCGTAATCGAGATAATGATATAACATACATCTATAAGAAGCTAAGTAACATTATTACTCAAGATTCTAGTGAAAAGTTATTACTTGTCACAAGTCATAACGAGCTACAAATGCTGTTAATTGAAATTAATCGGCTATTGAATAAGAATCAACAAGTTATTTCTGATTTCACTAAATTAGAAATATCGATGAAGAAAATGCTTTCAAATATTTCTCACGACTTAAAAACACCATTGACTGTCGTGTTAGGTTATATTGAAACGATCATTCAAAATCCTAATATAAACCTGGAAGAAAGAAATAGATTATTAACGAAAATACATAACAAAACGATTGAAGTATCTGAACTCATTAATAAATTTTTCGATTTAGCAAAACTGGAGTCAGGGGATAAAGAAATAGCATTGACTAGAGTGAATATGAATGAGATTTGTAGAAAAAATATATTGAGCTTTTATGATATTTTAACAGCAGAAGGTTTCGAAGTTGTTATAGATATACCTGAAAATACTATTTTTTCACTAGCAAATGAAGAAGCTCTTGATAGAATATTAAACAATTTAATTTCGAATGCGATTCAATATGGAAGTGATGGAAAGACAATTGGAATTAGCTTATCGAACGATCCCGAGTACGTATACGTAGAAGTTTGGGATAAAGGGAAAGGGATTCACGAATTACATAAAGACCTAGTATTTGAACGGTTGTTTACCCTTGATGATTCAAGAAATAAACAGTTTCAAGGGAGTGGACTTGGACTTACAATTACGAAGAGACTGATTGAAGAATTATCAGGGGAAATAACTTTACATAGTATACCACATGAAAAAACAAGTTTTTGCTTTAAATTAAACAGATTAACATTATGA
- a CDS encoding ABC transporter ATP-binding protein: MTFILKTNQLTKVIEGKEIISNVNMKVKKGEIYGFLGPNGAGKTTIMKMITNLFKPTSGEIEIFGEKLTNTSYEILKRLGSIIEYPIFYEKLTAKENLELHCEYMGYHDKSAINHALQLVNLKNVDDKMVKHFSLGMKQRLGIARAIITKPELLILDEPINGLDPVGIKELRDLFKMLSKEYGITLLISSHILGEIEQIADTIGIIKDGKLIEELSMDKVRQLNTECIEMVVTDCKKAVFVLEHVLSISNFKVIDKKCIRIYDSNISQSEISKALILKDVAIESITKKNNTLEEYFLKMINGDGKIA, encoded by the coding sequence ATGACTTTTATTTTGAAAACTAACCAGTTGACTAAAGTAATAGAAGGTAAAGAAATAATTTCTAATGTAAACATGAAAGTAAAAAAAGGTGAAATTTATGGTTTTTTAGGGCCTAATGGGGCTGGTAAAACAACAATTATGAAGATGATAACAAACTTATTTAAGCCAACGAGTGGTGAAATAGAGATCTTCGGTGAGAAATTAACGAACACATCTTATGAAATTTTAAAGAGATTGGGAAGCATTATTGAGTATCCCATTTTTTATGAAAAGCTTACAGCAAAGGAGAATTTGGAGCTGCACTGTGAGTATATGGGATATCACGATAAAAGTGCTATAAATCATGCGTTACAACTTGTTAATTTAAAAAATGTAGACGATAAAATGGTTAAACACTTTTCGCTCGGTATGAAACAAAGGCTAGGAATAGCACGAGCGATTATTACAAAACCTGAGTTATTAATCTTAGATGAACCGATTAATGGACTTGATCCTGTTGGCATAAAGGAGCTAAGAGATTTATTCAAAATGTTAAGCAAGGAGTACGGTATTACGTTACTCATTTCGAGTCATATATTAGGAGAAATTGAACAAATTGCTGATACAATTGGCATCATTAAGGATGGAAAATTAATAGAGGAGCTTTCAATGGATAAGGTTAGACAATTGAATACTGAATGTATCGAAATGGTAGTTACAGATTGCAAAAAGGCTGTTTTTGTTTTAGAACATGTGCTTAGCATATCGAATTTTAAAGTAATCGATAAAAAGTGTATAAGAATTTATGATTCAAATATTTCACAAAGTGAAATTTCCAAAGCGTTAATTTTAAAAGATGTCGCCATTGAATCTATTACAAAGAAAAACAATACACTAGAGGAATATTTCTTAAAAATGATTAATGGGGATGGGAAGATTGCTTAA
- a CDS encoding response regulator transcription factor, with amino-acid sequence MEAKILVVEDDLSISEMVEEYLIKEGYSITTAYDGREAERILMNNEFDLILLDIMLPQLNGIDLLKIIREKSTIPILIMSAKDSDVDKALGLGFGADDYIAKPFSMIELSARVQAAIRRAKQYSQNRETNETKIVKYNGLKVDLNNFSVSKDGKEIKLTSKEFHILKLFISHPNRVFTKEQIYQLIWDDGYLGDENIINVHMRRLREKIEENPSSPIYIKTLWGIGYKLGDF; translated from the coding sequence ATGGAAGCAAAAATTTTAGTTGTAGAAGATGATTTATCGATTAGTGAAATGGTTGAAGAATACTTGATAAAAGAAGGGTATTCGATAACGACTGCATATGATGGAAGAGAAGCTGAAAGAATACTAATGAATAACGAATTTGATTTGATTTTATTAGACATTATGCTTCCACAACTTAATGGTATAGATTTATTAAAGATAATCAGAGAAAAAAGTACGATCCCAATTTTAATCATGTCAGCTAAGGACAGTGATGTTGATAAAGCATTAGGTTTAGGTTTTGGTGCAGATGACTATATCGCAAAGCCATTTTCAATGATAGAGTTGTCTGCTCGTGTGCAAGCAGCAATTAGGCGAGCTAAACAATATTCGCAAAATAGGGAAACAAATGAAACGAAGATAGTGAAATATAATGGACTTAAAGTTGACCTTAATAATTTTTCAGTTAGTAAAGATGGGAAGGAAATTAAGCTAACTTCAAAAGAATTTCATATTTTGAAGTTATTTATTTCACATCCTAATAGGGTTTTTACTAAAGAGCAGATTTATCAATTGATATGGGATGATGGTTATCTTGGAGATGAGAATATCATTAATGTACATATGAGAAGGTTGCGAGAAAAAATTGAAGAGAACCCTTCTTCGCCTATTTATATTAAAACTTTATGGGGCATTGGCTATAAGTTAGGGGACTTTTGA
- a CDS encoding toast rack family protein: MRKITLVGIVIGTLLIAAFGFSMTTGGTTQRDETIEIKKDQAKELDVNLFFGVGDIRVSEGTNEWVEGNIAYKDEKLKPDVSYDVRRDTGKVEITQSSKTSFFDFNFHIPGKGSFKNEWDLRLSDEVPIDLNVDAGVSDTELDLRGLLLSNLEIDTGVGDMTLDLSGDWENSFDVRINAGIGSTTILLPNEVGVRVHSEKGIGAANFKGLISDGNGIYVNDAFENADVIIDIDTDVGIGEITFEVK; encoded by the coding sequence ATGAGGAAAATTACACTTGTAGGTATTGTAATTGGTACGTTATTAATTGCTGCATTTGGGTTTAGTATGACAACCGGCGGAACTACTCAAAGAGATGAAACAATTGAGATAAAAAAAGATCAAGCGAAAGAATTAGATGTTAATCTTTTCTTTGGAGTAGGTGATATACGTGTATCTGAAGGAACAAATGAATGGGTTGAAGGAAATATAGCATATAAAGATGAGAAATTAAAACCTGATGTATCATATGATGTAAGAAGAGATACTGGGAAGGTAGAAATTACCCAAAGCAGTAAAACTTCCTTTTTTGATTTTAATTTTCATATACCTGGTAAAGGTAGCTTTAAGAATGAATGGGATTTAAGGTTATCAGATGAGGTCCCTATAGACCTTAATGTTGATGCTGGGGTATCTGACACTGAATTAGATTTACGTGGTTTGTTGTTAAGTAATTTAGAGATTGATACTGGTGTTGGTGATATGACATTAGATTTAAGTGGTGATTGGGAAAACAGTTTTGATGTCCGTATTAACGCTGGTATAGGGAGTACAACAATTCTACTTCCTAATGAAGTTGGAGTAAGGGTTCATTCAGAAAAGGGGATCGGTGCTGCTAATTTTAAAGGGTTGATTTCTGATGGTAACGGTATTTATGTAAATGATGCCTTTGAAAATGCTGATGTGATAATAGATATTGATACAGATGTCGGTATTGGTGAAATTACATTTGAAGTTAAATAA